The Brassica rapa cultivar Chiifu-401-42 chromosome A10, CAAS_Brap_v3.01, whole genome shotgun sequence genome segment TTCCGTTAGCACGTGTAACCCTCCGTTTACGGTGTCGTGATTTATAGACATAAACCGTTAACCCAGAACGCTGCGTTTCATTTAAGAGATAAAACAAGAAGTCTTCTCGCAAACCACACGACGTTTGTTTAAAACGGCGAGACATCTCAATTCCGAATCAAGATATTCATTGATCGAAGAAAACAGTTCAGAAACCCCAATTTCGACGAATCCTAATTTTGTACCTTTGAGAATCTCTTGCTCAGACATGATTTTTATGTGTTTGTGACTTCAGAAAAGAGTGTCTGAGCTGATCTGGGAACAAAAGCAGAGTCGGGGCTTGCAAGATGTTAAGGTAATAGAGTTTTGTATTTTCTATTGAAATTTTGAATCTTGTAGAATTATGGTTGATGTAAACTTTTAATTGATTACATGACAAGTTTTTTCCGAGCACACATCAGAGGATATTGGGGGTGGGGGGTGATGGATCGTATAATGGAGGCCAGACAAGAAGTCTTCGACTTGATTATGAAGTGTCGAGTATAGCGATGTTAAAAAAGATGGTGTTGGATGCAGGGTTTTCAGAAAATATGAGTATGTTTTCTTACTTCCAAAATGGAGTAGTTGGCGAGAATCGTAAGGAATTGTATGGTGATAGTGACGTTGAAGAGATGATTAGAGGTTCAGTAGAGGTAGAATCTTTGAATCTGTATGTGGTTAGAGAAGATGACCCATATCTTGAGGATGTACTCCTTGGAGAAgttggagaagaagaggaagaacaggATGATGGTGAGGAGTTTGATTTTTACGGTGATGATTATGTGGAGAGCGATGgatcagatgatgatgatggcacTAAGATAGTCTTCTTTGGGGGAGAAAGACTTGTTGTTTTATCTCTTAAATGAAACGCAGCGTTATGGATTAACGGTTTCTGTCTATAAATCACGACACCGTAAACGGAGGGTTCCGCGTGCTAACGGAATCAAagttggggggggggggtttaAATACAACATAAATAGTTAAGGGTTTGATTTACGATAAATCTTTAGTTGGGAGTTTTAATTACTAAAACCCATTTTTTTATGGCTATAGGGTGCAATTtcccaaaaacaaataaaacaaccACAATGGTAGATACACTATAAAAGGCACAAAATACAATTGCAGACAAGCTTGAATTAAGAGCAAGAAGTTTTCTTTCAGCTATTTTATATGTCGATTCTACACCTTCAACTATTTTATATGTCAATTCTACACCTCAGGTTTTGGCTTTGAAAACAGGTTGGTTCAGTTACTTAGTTTAGAGTCTATTGTAAAAAAAAGGGTAGATATATAGTTGCTCAAAGTAACTTTAAAGTATGGTTGTTTAGTTAATGTGTAAAATTAAAGTATACTAACAAAGTCTCGATTGAACCCAAAAGTGTAATATATGCATTTAGCTGATgctttatcaaaattttaacacATCAAATTACCTTTAATTAGAAATTGGCATATGACCAACATATAGTTTAAAACGGCCATATGACTAAAATATGATTCGACTAGTTTGTAGAATTATAGCATAATAAAAATGGTGAAATAACCATTTTGTACGATATTGTCATCTATGTAtagcttaattaaaaaataGCTGAAAATGGGATGGAGTTATCGTTAATTTGTCCTAGCAGACTCAGAACGGTGTAGTTAATTAGTATCAATCAATATGGATATAATAAAGTTAGATCTTAAAATGCATATACAAATGTGAACAACAGTCGAGCCTTAATCATATTAATTACCCGGCTGAGTACATACTAATTAACCATATCAAGGAAAAACATAATCACAACGGTATCATCTTTATTGCTTACAtacattatttatattatatatctaattcATAATGAAGTTGACCATGATATATTATACGATTTCTtgtcactttaaaaaaaagttacgtATACATATACACATACATAATAAGATTTTTCTGTTTCATAAAGACACCAAACATGACAGATCGAGATAAGATAATTAACCATATTCtcgttaataaaaaaaaagagatatatTACTTCCttcattttgaaagaaaatgtACATGtgtgttgtatatatattacCCATGAGATACAACATAGTTTCAGAATTCTTCCCTATACATTTGTTCACACCCGAAAGACGAACCCTAAACACAAAAGGAAGCAGTAGTTATCAAAATGTCGCAGTTTTTGTACTCTCTAACGCTCGTCTTCGTTTTCCTCGCATCAGCAAACACACAAATAACAGCAGACACTTCACCATCCTACTCCAAAAACCACAAAATGTTCGTGAAGACAGCATGCAATTCGACAACATACCCTGACAAATGCTACAAGTCCTTATCCTCATACTCATCTACCATCAAATCCGACCCGATAAAGCTATGCACCACAGCGCTCAAGCTCAACGTGAATTCCGCAAAAGAAGCAGCTTCCGTCATCTCTAAGCTTCTCAAAAAGTCTCAGAAATCCGCAGCCGGACGAAAGAATAAAATGTTACCGGAGAAGCTTATCCTCAGGGACTGCCTTGAGGAGATGAGGGACACAATTGTTGAGCTGAAGCAAGCGATCACAGAGATGAAGACTCTACGAGATGGTGACTCTGTGCCTGAGCATATGACGAACGTCAGGACATGGGTGAGCGCGGCATTGACGGACGAAGGGACTTGTACGGACGGGTTCGAAGAGATAAAAGTGAATAAAGAAACTAAGAAGAAGGTAACGAAGGTTGTTGAGGAACTTGCAACGACGACTAGTAATACTTTGGCGCTTATTACAAATCTAAGTTACTAGCGAAcgattatataaaataaaattattgttaatGAATTATTACGCGCGACCACCTTGtgcatgtttttcttttctacaCGTCAAAACTGATGTGTGTTTACCACATAATATTGTAACAATGTTAGAGTTAATTTGATTAagacaaattatattataaagatATCGTGTTTTTACTATTACCTAAGAACTTATCAAGAATATGTACGGGGTGGACGAGCAGTTAAAACCCcttccaaaatagcacatttttGCTGTGTCCAGAATTTCAGATCGTATCTGCACATGCTCCATTTAATTTtcatcaaatttattttttgtttcttaaaatTCAGCACGTACCGGAAGTACGAAGATATTTGATGGTGAATTATTTGAAAGACATTTATTGAATAGATAAAGAGACGATTCGAACAAAAACTCTAGCCAtcaagagaaaaagagagatattttaatagttttaaactAATGGCCATAGGTTTCTATAGTTCCGACACCGGATTGTTTGAttagttttatttctttttctttgatttGCGTTACTTCCGGTCACTTTGGTTGTTTGATTaccaatttattttaaatctcgcaagaaaaaaaaattattgttttttgtatgttttttccAATGGATTTGGTAAGACAAAATTTTTGGTTCAATTGAACAATTTAGAAAAGATAATTGACAGATCTACTCTGGATGGTGGCGACAGGTTTTACCGGCTTTAATCGTTGATGGTTCTTTATTTGATGGTGATGAAGTTCTTGCTGCAAACTATGGTTACTTCGAAAGGCATTATGAATGGAACGAGAGTGGCAATCGTTCTCAATTCAGTCTGAAGCGTGGTATTTTTGGATTAATACGAATATTATCTCTCTTGAGATTCAACTGTTCTAGAAGAAATATAGAGCTTTTATATGAAAAGTATTTAGTCATCCATACGCAAAATAGATGTGTGTTGTTACTTTGGATCCCTACTATTGTATCCATTTTCTACATTTATTTTGATAGTTCCCATGCATTGTTAAGAACTCTTTGCCTAAAAGGCTTAATAATAAAATTCAgcgttaaaaaataaaataatgagacGACAAGGTGATTGATCGAGTTTCTTTAAAAGATGAATATTTCAGCAACACAAATAACAATGTAAAACCTACCTCTTGTGTcgaaattttatgtaaatttttgaATGTCTTTCTCGGTTCTAGGTGTCTCCCTATTATACATGTCATCTTTCATTTTCTCTCCTAAGTCAGCTTAACTTTACGCCGAACTTAGCTCAGTTGAGCCGACATCACTTGATATGTACCAAGTAATTCTGTCTATTTGATAGGTTTTGTCAGAGAGATGTAATCTATCTCAAATATATTTTAGGGCTCAATGTCTttgtaaattttcaaaacagAGACAAATTTATgataatctcttatatattaaaaggcATGCATTGGCTTTAATGTATTCACACTACCTTCGCCACGTGGCACTCTCACGTTCATTTAGAAGAACTTATGTTGACGTGTTTCTTTAATAGAGCACCTTAcaattttgtttcttattttgatTAAAAGCTATAACAAACGTTTTACATCGTCGATACTCTTATGTTTCACGTAGGTTTTtgagttttcaaaattttgaaaagttgTATCGAAGTGGAGGGTTATGAAAAGGTGTTCACAATGCATCACATCCTTACGCAGTTCTCTGGCCACACTCTCTTGGACAACAACAGTGCTTGTCATCTTCTTCCTGATGTTAAGCTTATCTCTGGTCATCTCTACTATCTTGTTCCTACaacaacgaaaaaaaaaaaagaccaagaAAGTAATGTTTGTGGATCCTGAGGTAAAAGAAACCCAAGATTACTAGCTAAGAGAAGGTGTATGTAGCCGATCACACTGGTGAAAGAACCAGAAACACTGATAGTGATGACAATAAGAACGTGAGTGTTATGAGAATGAAGATCGTTGTGAGTAAGCAAGAGTTAGAGAAGCTGCCCCAAGGATGGTCATTCCATGAAATGGTCTACCAGACTCTTGAGAAACAAACTTTGCTTTCTGATGATGATAATCTTCAATGTAAGACCAAGAAAGTAATGTTTGCGGATCCTGAGGTGGAAGAAGACGCAAGATTACTAAGAGAAGGTGTAGCCGATCATACTGGTGAAAGAACCAGCAACACTGATGGTGATGACAATAAGAACGTGAGTGTTATGAGAATAAAATCGTTTTGAGTAAGCAAGAGTTAGAGAAGCTGCTCCAAAGAGGGTCGTTCCATGAAATGGTGTACCAGACTCTTGGGAAACAAACTTTGCTTTATGATGATAATAATCTtcaatgtaatatatatatatactagggccGGCCTACGGGTGGGAtgaaaattaacaaataatttaagtagttagagtaaatatttaatatgaattattattatttaaaaatataaattttgtacatgttattattgtatttgaagaTTAACTGAACCATGTTATCTGaaaatttagttataatttttcaaaataaatattacttgttatttttcaaaatatgattttttttattaaaaggtttaagatgattttcttttattaaataatatatgttttaatcatatattaagAATTGGATGTGGCATTACATCATTTCTTATGATTTTTTAGAGTTGGATGACCATAAAAAAACCCGTgagattcttttttttcatttttgttagaagaaacaaacttgtaaattaaattcacatattttttcctttaattttatatacttaAGTAGATTATCTCATGTTTTtactaaatttagtttttacagtagattattattaaaatttgtttgagttaaaatgtataattattataaaattatttatgtaatattagttatttaattaatatatttgacccagataatataaaatgtaaatgtaTTTAAAGTACACAATTATATTATTGTAGATTTTCATAATTTTGTCGTGTGATCTATGTAACTATATTATTGTAGGTTTTTTCGTAAAATTGAACTTGGTAAccacatataaaaaaaaagaattatttgtaaaatttatttttttatttatgttggtCGGAGTTtaaaataatatcttaaatagatttttctttctttttttgttcttaaatttttttgctACTTATTCTTGAAGTAACATAATCTAAAATCACATTTCgtatttttggttttctttcaGCTCAAAAAGACTAAGTAAAATAGCAAAAAGGAGAAAAGAATAACAAAGCATATCCACCATATAGGAGCTCCTAAAATCACATTCTCTATTTTCTGTATCATTTGAGAATCAAACACCTCAATCTCCACCTGAGGACTCAGATTTACAATGTAAAAATTCACACTTTTTGAGCTATTCAGTTACCGGAAGATGACAAATATATGTGGTTTTCGCAGTTTTGATGATAGCTGCTGAAAAAGAAACATTAATTAATTGCAAACAATAAATCAAATTTCAAATGAAACAAACCATAGATTCTATTACAATTTGGGAAAGGAAAAAAATCCACATGGCATACCTTCGATTGCAacttgaaaaagaaaaacaaaaggctGTAACACAGgagttaactatttttaaaaaaaaaaataccaaaaaattcgtaagaacaaaaaagaaaaaaaaatccaattaaatattattttttcatgtcTTCTCAAACTCCGACCaacataaatgaaaattaaatttaaaaataattcttttttaTATGGTTACCaagtttaattttatgaaaatatacaataatatgATTGCATACATGACACGACAATCAACATCCCGCACATAGCGCAGACCTacctaatatataaaatagaattgATTTAAAGGTTCTAAGAATGTCTACTCTacatagacaaaaaaaatagcCCATCAtttgtaataaataataacatatcatttatactaataaataataaaaattaccaATAAAAGTGTCAAATTGATATCCTTGTTGTTTTCTTAAATgttacttttattaaaaaaaaagtaatttcaaaatcaaataaaaaatataataaattatcggaaaaaactaacaaaaagaaaaaaaatcataaaacgcTAAAACTATAtatgtcaaaataataaaaataaattaaaaataacttaaaagaGCATTTTCAATACATTTCCTTAAGCAtgtcaaaatattcaaaatagtaTTTATCAAAATCTTTTTATCATTCAATAGTAGTTTTAACTATAAAGTTTTAAACAATCCATTTTaatcaagaaatatcaaaactttaatatgtaaaaatataacaaaattttaaacaaaatgtaTGATATCTGAATTTTtaagaaattcaaaatttatttacatGTTGATATATCTAAGTTATGGTAATATTTAGGTGCTGATTGTTTGAactagtttttagttttagtttttggtttttagattttggttttagtttttagattttggtttttgatttttaagtttttgttttggttttcagtttttgattttggtttctagcttttggttttggtttttaattttgcagtatttttagttttttaaaagaTGATTGGGACATTCTTTAAGCAAAAAATAGCAAtaacatatatagaaattacaaaaaaaatctatcaaaaacagtgatttttaattaaaaataaaaatacattaaaatgttttaaaattattttattttaagtattatattagaacaaaaaatacaaatatctataaattatgcaaaattaaaatattaaaatgttgaaactatgtataaattttctttataaattacttttatttttttaatcttgaattgctatttttcttaaattactataatatttttagttactaaaacattttctattttttataattttagttattttgaaTGTGTCTAATAATTGTTATAAttattcaataattttatttatataaatagataACTAATTCTTTGCAATTacttatactatatataaatacctaaattattttacagatataaaatacaaataattattttacattattatttaaatgatattttatgtacaaaaagaaacaaattcgttttttcctttaaaaacccacaaaagttggtttttggtttttattcataaattgtttaaaactttgaaaaactagttttcctaaattttagggaatctaTTTGTTAAAAAACTTGATTGGGAAATCAAATGGTTtttacaaaaactaaaactaaaatctaaaacttGATTGGAGAAAAAATGGtttttgagaaaacaaaaaccaaaaactaaaacaaaaaccagAAACAATCATGACGTTAGTCATATTAGACATGCCGTTTTCCCTAGATTTAACAGTTAACAttaagtttctctctctctctcttatgttTTGAGCAAATGTTTTCTACATATAGTCTTTGCACACACTTCTTCTGATGTCAAGATTGTGAAGCAGAAACTGAGAAGCACACAAAAGATACTCAAGAAATCAAAGCAGTCCAAGGCCAGCTTCAACTTAGTTCAGAGAATATGAATATTACACATTTATACAAAAACAGAGGCTTTGAGCTTCAGAATTTCTACTATTACACCTCTATCCATACTTATTTGTATAAAAGATTACATCAAGTTTGAGCCAGAGCTTAACAAACCAATTGCAGATGAAGgaaaacagtaaaaaaaaaatacttttgacGGATTTTTTCAAGTTCTCGTGGATCGTTAACAACAACTTGGACACCCAGCTGCATTTTTGTCTTCTGAAGATTGAAGTCAAGGCAAGCAATCTTGGCTGGAGACACTCTTAATGGCATCCCTGGGCAGCGCTGCCAGTATTGAGCGCATATCCTTTCAACAAATAGCTGTCTCGCGCACTTTGTCCATGAGCTTTCAGAATATTGATCCCCTATAAGGTAAGTAAGCAGAAAATGTTTAACGATTAAAATATCATCCTGACTTCAGATGCTATTTTTAAACTTTGACAGAAGAGAATAAACAGACCTTGATAGGGTACTTTATCTCCCCTCGCTGATTTGTCATCTTCACTGATAGAACAGCATCCACAACCTTGAAGAAAAAACATGATTATAACAGTTCAGAAACATGGAGTAATCAGCCAGAATTGCAAGAAATTATAAACGGATCCCACAATTTAGAAGGAAATTCTATAAGAGATGTATGTAGAAAAGAGTCCCCCAGACTACATAGAGAGTAAACATAGGAATTAATAACACAACTCACAACACTAATGCTTTGCGAACAAAGGAATGAGAAATGAAAGCATACCAAATTGGCAAAGAAGTCCCTGTCACCAGATATCAGTTTGGAGGACATGCTGGTTTTAGCACAGTTTATCAATGGAACTCTCCCAAGCTTTTTGACCTATATAACGCAACATAAGTAATTAACTGAAGCGGCAGAGACGGCCACTACAGAGAACTTACACAGTTATGCTTACAGAAAAACATTATAAATGTACACCACATAAATTCACATTTCCTCACTACTTATTCTGACAATTTGATCTAAAGCTTTGTACCTGCTCCTGTGAGCGGAAATACATGAAGGGTGTGTAGTTGAGGAAGTTGGATACTCTTGATGTGTATATGTCAGCGGATATACCTGAAACCAATTTTGAGAGAAGGAAGTTTGAGAGATATACTACAAGTTGCTCAGAAAAAGCAGAGAAGAGGTATCCGTACTTTTCGATTTGTCTCATCAAGTATCTTTTGTCCCAAAAACTATGAGTCACAAAGAAGAGGTATCATAGATACTTGCGTAGTTTGCCCCTTTTTAAGAGAAACCTTTTGTTGAAGAGCTCGCCGTCTGATTCAAGCATTAGACCAATCTTGTCATCTAGTCTTTGCATTACAATGAGAAGCTTCTGCATGGTCTCCGTCAGTTCTTGATCA includes the following:
- the LOC103833026 gene encoding pectinesterase inhibitor 4, whose translation is MSQFLYSLTLVFVFLASANTQITADTSPSYSKNHKMFVKTACNSTTYPDKCYKSLSSYSSTIKSDPIKLCTTALKLNVNSAKEAASVISKLLKKSQKSAAGRKNKMLPEKLILRDCLEEMRDTIVELKQAITEMKTLRDGDSVPEHMTNVRTWVSAALTDEGTCTDGFEEIKVNKETKKKVTKVVEELATTTSNTLALITNLSY
- the LOC103832997 gene encoding T-complex protein 1 subunit alpha-like isoform X2, with translation MYFRSQEQVKKLGRVPLINCAKTSMSSKLISGDRDFFANLVVDAVLSVKMTNQRGEIKYPIKGINILKAHGQSARDSYLLKGYALNTGSAAQGCH